Proteins encoded within one genomic window of Paramisgurnus dabryanus chromosome 13, PD_genome_1.1, whole genome shotgun sequence:
- the LOC135717696 gene encoding IgGFc-binding protein-like: MLPDMFLTNVILFSVSSALMMISLIEPYLLEAMSGWDMPNVARSIQFELKTEMFAILLIVTMFSQGLTIVSYGRSFITAFPENLAYFYPNTLSCLRVTALYDDTFVNIFHNGSSTPTKSISDLQKGQTVTVVFPKSAEVYQLLNYSTKSIQITSNKYIAVQSITQTDYSTQTNVVQPSENLGMNYLIPSLNYTNLLATFSVSQSASFSTKYNSFRLIIINAEDTENNITIVKNILGKIQLVNFTIPPYQLIQLQADDSMMMVNSSCKIAVLLTHPCLLKADCKCSMIVNQILPVRFQGQNFVVPFIPEIKQSWLFMTSNNKASSLSQKGTKLTSSSGFLSLSDPGNPQYVTASSNVSLRLISPGLFIELIQENMFAGCYLLQSYTNTFRIHVIAETVDRDHLNTDKGFIQSLKWTEISGTKYSSVEFSLNNRASTTVWHSSSKIAVYILEETDKIVYGGPAIPIKENPDPSGCKVPGEFVVGDKPLKWTKSLAYCTNPKREFACPTNRDIQMELARQVNTTNVEGWIGLRRSLMTTAWFWQKQTSSSTSPPVNYVYWAKGQSQKGFCASLSLDGSDFKWKSASCCEKKLPVCYKPPLTIGPLSWSDSTDFP, translated from the exons ATGCTTCCTGATATGTTTTTGACTAACGTGATATTGTTCTCTGTGTCCTCAGCATTGATGATGATCAGTCTGATCGAGCCGTATCTTTTGGAGGCGATGTCTGGCTGGGATATGCCAAATGTTGCAAGAAG CATCCAATTTGAGCTCAAGACAGAGATGTTTGCAATTCTTCTGATTGTGACAATGTTTAGCCAAG GTCTCACCATAGTGAGCTACGGAAGAAGTTTCATCACAGCATTTCCAGAGAACTTAGCTTACTTTTACCCAAACACCTTAAGTTGTCTGAGAGTCACTGCTCTCTATGATGACACATTTGTCAACATCTTCCACAACGGCAGCAGCACACCAACAAAGTCGATTTCAGACCTACAGAAGGGCCAAACTGTAACTGTGGTGTTTCCAAAATCTGCTGAAGTATATCAACTACTCAACTACTCCACTAAATCTATCCAAATCACCAGTAACAAATACATTGCCGTGCAATCTATCACTCAGACGGATTACAGTACTCAGACCAATGTTGTTCAACCCAGTGAAAATCTTGGGATGAATTATCTGATCCCTTCTCTGAACTACACAAACCTTCTCGCCACATTCAGCGTATCCCAGTCAGCCTCCTTTTCTACAAAATATAACTCATTCAGACTGATCATCATCAATGCTGAGGACACAGAAAACAATATCACGATAGTCAAGAACATATTAGGCAAAATTCAATTAGTAAACTTCACGATCCCACCATACCAACTCATCCAGTTGCAGGCCGATGATTCAATGATGATGGTTAACTCGAGTTGTAAAATAGCTGTGCTGCTGACTCACCCGTGTCTACTTAAAGCAGACTGTAAATGCAGCATGATAGTCAATCAGATTCTTCCTGTGAGATTTCAGGGTCAGAACTTTGTTGTTCCATTTATTCCagaaataaaacaaagctgGTTATTCATGACATCAAACAACAAGGCAAGCTCGCTCTCTCAAAAAGGTACTAAACTGACGAGTTCGTCAGGGTTCCTGTCACTTTCAGATCCAGGTAATCCCCAGTATGTTACTGCTTCAAGTAACGTGTCCCTAAGACTGATCAGTCCAGGACTTTTCATTGAATTGATCCAAGAAAACATGTTTGCTGGCTGCTACCTGCTGCAGTCCTATACAAACACCTTCAGGATACACGTGATAGCTGAAACTGTCGACCGAGATCATTTGAACACGGATAAAGGATTTATTCAAAGCCTCAAGTGGACAGAGATTTCTGGCACAAAATACTCTTCTGTTGAATTTAGTTTAAACAATCGTGCTTCAACAACTGTCTGGCATTCAAGCTCAAAAATCGCTGTTTATATACTGGAAGAAACTGACAAGATAGTTTATGGAGGCCCAGCTATACCTATAAAGGAAAatccag ATCCATCTGGCTGTAAGGTTCCTGGAGAGTTTGTAGTTGGAGATAAACCTCTTAAATGGACTAAGTCTCTGGCTTACTGCACAAACCCTAAAAGAGAATTTGCCTGTCCTACAAATAGAGACATTCAAATGGAGTTGGCCAGGCAAGTTAACACAACCAATGTGGAGGGTTGGATCGGTCTACGTCGTAGTCTAATGACTACAGCATGGTTCTGGCAGAAGCAAACATCATCATCAACATCACCACCTGTGAATTATGTTTATTGGGCCAAGGGACAATCACAGAAGGGCTTTTGTGCTTCATTGTCACTGGATGGTTCAGATTTTAAATGGAAAAGTGCAAGCTGCTGTGAGAAAAAGCTTCCTGTTTGCTACAAGCCCCCTTTGACCATTGGTCCTTTGTCTTGGTCGGATTCAACAGACTTTCCTTAG
- the LOC135789033 gene encoding IgGFc-binding protein-like — MFAFLLIMSMFSQGLTIVSYGDSFITAFPENLGYFYPNTSRSLRVTALLDGTSVNIFYNGGSTPTQTNMQKGQTVLVGFPTSVNQFDYSTQSIRITSDKYIVVHSVSGTDGVNNKSVQTNVVQPDENLDTHYLIPSLNYPNLLATFGISQPDIASKRYGSIRLIIINAEDTENNITLVKNISGRIQIESFTIPSFQLIQLQVNASLMMVNSSSKTALLLTHPCLEKPGCTCSMIVNQILPVRFQGQNFVVPSFPGITQRQLLTTSRDKAISPSQNNISLTANLAGLQSISDPDKSQYVTASSNVSLRLISPGLFIELIPENMFAACYLLHFYTNNKQAIVIAKTDSKDEVHAGTETLQNAVWTEIPDTEYSSGRITLSDTSVMTVIWHPSSKIAVYILENTQETIFGGPAIPINLKPDKSGCVVIPGEFKVGEQPLKWAEALHFCANDQREFACPTDKALQVDLANSVDTTDAEGWIGLRRSLMTTEWSWKKQSSSSSSPSPPVTYVNWADGQPQDKLKGFCASLSLDGTDDFKWKSTKCCEKKLPICYKPPTTIVP, encoded by the exons ATGTTTGCTTTTCTTCTGATTATGTCAATGTTTAGCCaag GTCTCACAATAGTGAGCTATGGTGACAGTTTCATCACAGCATTTCCAGAGAACCTGGGTTACTTTTACCCAAACACTTCTAGAAGTCTGAGAGTCACCGCCCTACTTGACGGCACTTCTGTCAACATTTTCTACAACGGCGGCAGCACACCAACACAGACAAACATGCAGAAAGGCCAAACCGTACTTGTGGGGTTTCCAACATCTGTAAATCAATTCGACTACTCCACACAATCTATCCGAATCACCAGTGACAAATACATTGTAGTACATTCTGTCAGTGGTACAGATGGAGTTAATAATAAAAGTGTCCAGACCAATGTTGTTCAACCTGATGAAAATCTTGACACACATTATTTGATCCCTTCGCTGAACTACCCAAACCTTCTTGCAACGTTTGGCATATCCCAGCCAGACATCGCTTCCAAAAGATACGGCTCGATCAGACTGATCATCATCAATGCTGAGGACACAGAGAACAACATCACGTTAGTCAAAAACATATCAGGCCGCATTCAAATAGAAAGCTTCACGATTCCATCATTCCAACTCATCCAGTTGCAGGTCAATGCTTCACTGATGATGGTTAACTCGAGTAGTAAAACAGCTTTGCTGCTGACTCACCCGTGTCTAGAAAAACCAGGCTGTACATGCAGCATGATAGTCAATCAGATTCTTCCTGTGAGATTTCAGGGGCAGAACTTTGTTGTGCCCTCATTTCCAGGTATAACCCAACGACAGTTATTAACGACATCACGTGACAAGGCAATCTCACCCTCTCAAAACAATATCAGCTTAACGGCTAACTTAGCAGGGCTTCAGTCAATTTCAGATCCAGATAAATCTCAATATGTAACCGCATCGAGTAACGTGTCCCTAAGACTGATCAGCCCAGGACTTTTCATTGAATTGATTCCAGAAAACATGTTTGCCGCCTGCTACCTGCTCCACTTCTACACAAACAACAAGCAGGCCATTGTGATTGCTAAAACTGAcagcaaagatgaagtgcacgcgGGTACAGAAACACTTCAAAATGCTGTGTGGACTGAGATTCCTGACACGGAGTACTCTTCAGGTAGAATAACTTTATCTGATACATCAGTTATGACAGTTATCTGGCATCCAAGCTCAAAGATTGCGGTTTATATACTGGAAAATACTCAAGAGACCATTTTTGGAGGCCCAGCTATACCTATTAATCTAAAACCGg ATAAGTCTGGCTGTGTGGTGATTCCTGGAGAGTTTAAAGTCGGAGAGCAGCCTCTTAAATGGGCCGAGGCCCTACATTTCTGCGCAAACGACCAAAGAGAATTTGCCTGTCCTACAGATAAAGCCCTCCAGGTGGATTTGGCCAATAGTGTTGATACAACAGATGCGGAGGGTTGGATCGGTCTACGCCGTAGTCTAATGACTACAGAGTGGTCCTGGAAGAaacaatcatcatcatcatcatcaccatcacCACCTGTGACTTATGTTAACTGGGCCGACGGGCAACCACAGGACAAACTGAAGGGCTTTTGTGCTTCATTGTCACTGGATGGTACAGATGATTTCAAATGGAAAAGTACAAAGTGCTGCGAGAAAAAGCTTCCTATC